The stretch of DNA ggcaatttGGGGGAAATGGGGTGGGCGATGCGGCCGGTGCCCATTCCCCTCCTCTTATACTAGGGGGCTTTTTTGGAAACTACCCACGAACACGTGCACGCGCACGACTGCGGGGAAACGCAACCACCAGCGTATAATACACGTACACGCCTGGCGTACAATAGTACACGGGCCGGCGCGGGCTCATACAGGGCTCTAGGACTTGTCTATGCGCATTATACACCCACCTGAAATGACCATCGTGCCCCTAGTTACGAACCGCCATCGACACATCTGGACCATCCTTGTGTTTTTCCCACTCGCGTTCAGCCCAGGGGGGGAGCACTGGAGcagaaacgatagtgcttgttatgTTTTGTTCCAAATTCATATATAAGTATAAAGCCTATCTTCTGACCAAGCGGAGTGGAGGCCCGTCGTCAAGAGCTCGCCGTGAAGGACCCCTGCGATACGGATCAGTTGCGACCGGCATAGGTCACATCTACTATATATATCCTTTGTAAGCCACCACATGAGATGAGATCATCGTTGTAAATCCCAGCATTTGTAAACTCTCATTATATAGTGAAGATTTGTTGACTGGTGTCTGTGGTTTTTTCCCTTCGTGTTAGAGAGCCTTTTCACATTAAAATCCTTGTGTCCCCTGGGTTTGATTCGTTCTTTGTCATTGGTTTTGCGTGCGTATCATTAACTAGTGGCATCACAGTCTTGTTTCTGTTTAGGGTTTCGATGACGTGGCATCAATGAACTATGACCTACCGTTGTTGGATTACAACACAAGGTTTTCAATGAATCTGTTATGAATCATGACAGCTTGTCCACAGATGTTTCGTCAGATACTTCTGAAGTGCCACAACAAGTTACTGTGTAGGTGCGGCACCTTGATGAGGAGGAAAATGAAATTGTTGATAATGATGATGCTCCTCCAGATTCATCGACTAATGGTAATGATGCTCCAGATAGAAAAATTCATGATAATGATGTTGTGCAGCACTCACCCCAGTTTGGCAACAATAAAATCAGTCTCTTGCAGCTAGCATGCAAAAGAGGATCATTAAAACCTAAATGCCTAATTGAATAGCATTACCTTGTTCATTATGCTTTTAGTTGTGCTGAACAAGTTGAGAACTATCATGAGACATCCACATACGTTAACGCCGTTGTTTCCGGTGAGCGCAAGAACTGGAATTCTGCTATGCATGAAGAGATGTAGTTACCTGAGAAAAATGACACGTGGAATATTAATTGAGAATTGCCTCGCCAAATAAATCAGTGTACAACGTCTCGCTAATAGCACACACTATAACGCTTTATACCACACTAATAACTTATTATGAGGCCGGCCCTATTTTGCTGTACCATGCTATTTTTCTCCTTGGTGGTAGCTCAACATGGCAAATTCATAACCTCATTCGTCTAATGCACTCTACATGCATGCAGAACTTGTTCGAGGCGGGCACGGACACGACATCGATCACGGTGGAGTGGGCCATGGCAGAGCTGATCCGGCAACCGGAcatcctgaagcaggcgcaggaagAGCTGGACACCATCGTGGGCCGCGAGAGGCTCATCTCGGAGTCAGACCTGCCGCGTCTCACCTTCCCGCGCTTGGTCATCAAGGACAATTTCCGGCTGCACCCATCGACGCCGCTCTCGCTACCGCGGATGGCCACCGAGGAGTGTGAGGTCGCCGGCTACCGCATTCCCAAGGGGACAGAGCTTCTAGTGAACGTGTGGGGGATCGCCCGTGATCCGACCCTGTGGCCTGACCCACTGGAGTTCAGGCCTGCCCGGTTCCTCCCCGGAGGGTCGCACGCCAACGTCAACATCAAGGGAGGTGACTTCGGGCTAATACCATTTGGGGCGGGCCGgagtgttagataataacgagaaataaacgagacaaagaGACATGGATTTTTatgtggaaacccttgcgggagaaaaccacggacgcacgaaggcgcaatcactatgacgAGGAGTATTAaaagcacgagacgacagaccatcttaggtgcgactacatggggtatatatgagggcaatacatgagagtccttagaggacaagtaaacgagttataCTCATACGCGTCAACGTCAACTCAAAGGCCCACACCGGTTATACTATGTCTAGTCCAACATGgtataatttggatcacaatttaacaatcttCACCTTGATCCAACTTCCCTCAAGTAGTCGAAGAAAAGtaaataactccatccaaatcagtataaacaccttgtgcgtcaaagtccatcggactagtgagaaataccaactaagtctgagcaaagctcaaacttattggtcggaactagctttgtcatcatatcagcaggattatcatgagtacttatcatGCATACCTTCAAAttgccttcagcaacaacatctcgaatataatgaaatacgacatcaatgtgctttgtcctctcatgatacattggattctttgcAAGATATATAGCACTTTGAATGTCACTAAATACagtagggcaagatgaatctccacaaagctcagcgtacaaacctctcaaccagatagcttctttgcatgcctcagaaatagtcaaatactcggcatcagtagtggaacaagccacaatagactacaaagttgctctccaactcacatcACAACCACCAATGGAGAAAACATAACCcgtgagtgatcttctcttatccaaatcaccagcaaaatcagaatcaacaaaaccaacaagtccatctctagTTTTCTCAAACTGTAAAGAAGCATTAGAAGTACCACGtaggtatctgaaaatccactgaactgctttccaatgctcttttccaggattagccatgtatctactgacaacactcaatgcataagATAAATCtggacgagaacaaaccatggcatacataagtgaaccaactgcactcgaataggaaactctagacatgtactcaatatcagcatctgacttaggacataaagctgatgataatttgaagtgtgcgGCTAACGGAGTACTcaccggcttggcattatgcatattaaaatgacgaagaactttatcaatatatcccttctgactcAGGTATACTTTTCCAGatggtctatctctggatatttccatgccaaggaTTTTCTTTGCTGcatccaaatccttcatctcaaattcattactcaattacTTCTTTAGTTCATTAATTTCTGGCATGCTCTTTGCACCAattagcatatcatcaacataaagaagtaaataaatagttgaaccattgacagttttcaaatagacacaactatcataattagaccttttgaaaccttgagagagcataaaggtgtcaaatctcttgtaccactgtctaggggattgcttcaatccataaagagatttctttaacttacagacaagcttttcttttccaggaataacaaaaccttcaggttgttccatataaatatcctcttctaattctccatgtaagaatgcaTTTTTAACATCCAGTTGCTGAAGCTCAAAATCATTCATGGCAACAATACTAAGTAAATTGCGAATAGAtctatgcttcacaacaggagaaaagacttcgttatagtcaatacctggaatctgactgtaacctttagcaactaacatTGCTTTATATattgtctcatcattaggagaaacaccttctttcctcttgaaaacccacttgcaacgaataggtttcttctctctaggcaatcttactaaatcccaagtgccatacttctcaagtgattccatctcatcatgcatagcagtcatccacttattactatcaccagaaaaaatagcctcggaatatgaagaaggtTCAGCATTACCTTtaatttcttctgcaacagataaagcaaaagaaacaatattgcactcttcaattaaacTGTCAGGTTTATTAGTACCCCGcctaactctgtcacgtgcaaTATTCCAACTGGGTGGgacaataggctgatttggagtgggagtgacatgatcatcattaacgacaggttcatcatgtgcatcaacaatttcattaccagTTGTATCACCGGtttcaataacatgctccacctgaacagtaggctcctgaacaataggctgttgttcactctcaagggaacattagtagatgaaacatcatgtaacatagtagattcattaaagataacatttctgctaataacaaccttctgggtttcaggattccatAATTTAAATCCTTTAACACCAGatttataaccaagaaagatgcacttaacagctCTAGGCTTcaactttccattatcaacatgagcataagcagtgcaaccaaaaactctcaattGTGAATAATTAGCAGGTGAACtagaccatacctcaattggagttttcttattaagagcaatagatggtgctcgattaatgagataacaagcagtgcGAAGCGGCCTCGGCCCAAAAAagcctatgcaaacctgcattggacaacatgcaacgggctctgtAAACAATGGTCCTATTCATACGCTCggcacaccattttgttgaggagtataaggaacggtgtagtgtctgacaatgccttcagacttgtAATAATTCTTAAATTtcttagaacagaattccataccattatcaatgcgaagtatctttaccttcttttcagtttgtctctcaatcataatcttccactccttaaatgctgagaatgcttcatatttatgcttaaagaaataaggccaaacttttctcgaataatcatcaataatagtcagcatgtaactagcaccacctagtgacttcttgcgagatggtccccataaatcagaatgaacataatcaagaataccttcagttgtatgaaccgaagtattgaacttcaccctcttgtctttgccgaagatacaatgctcacaaaatttcaatttaccaggttcatatccatcaagaaaacCTCTCTTATTTCactctgctaaaccaagttcactcatatgtccaagacgcatatgccaaaggttagcagcatcacaatcagaattctttgatACAACAGGAGTAGTGTTACCTGAAACGATAGATCCttgaaggtaataaagaccattggtcgaacttaagtcacctttcatcacaacaagggagcctttggtgaccttcaaaacactatctccacctgaatacttgtacccctttgcatcaagggcactcatagaaataatatttctcttcatcttcggaatataccgaacatctatcaaagttctgattatgccatcaaacatcttgattcgaatagaaccaatgccttcaatcttgcatggtgaattatcaaaacccaaaacggaaccagcagaagtagtggaatcaaaagtattaaaccaatctctatgtggacacatatgaaaagtgcatgcgGTGTCAAGTACacactcatcattggtctcagcatATCCAGCAATAACGGCAAGAGCATCATCGGAAttatcatcacgagcaacgttagcagaattttcaccttgtttgttacctttcctcttttctttattctgcaacttgaaacactctgagatgtcatacccgtctctcttgcaatatctgcaatatttcttgtctctggattgcgactGGCCCCTGTGGCCGTTCTTACTTTTACCTctgtttccattattggagttcttctcctttgtcctacCACGAACAaataatccctcggcttgggatgaactcgaaccatcatgaggcaccattaatttcatcttctccttagagttcaaagcttcataaacttcattaagcgtgagagtatcacgactgtataatatggtgtctctaaaattggtataagaacttggcagtgaacaaagtaacattaaagcagtatcttccttTTCATACTTAACATCCATTGTAGTtagatcagatatgatctctttaaattctgaaatatAATTCAAAACATTACCTTCCTCGGGTAACttgtgcagg from Triticum dicoccoides isolate Atlit2015 ecotype Zavitan chromosome 6A, WEW_v2.0, whole genome shotgun sequence encodes:
- the LOC119315441 gene encoding flavonoid 3'-monooxygenase CYP75B4-like: MAELIRQPDILKQAQEELDTIVGRERLISESDLPRLTFPRLVIKDNFRLHPSTPLSLPRMATEECEVAGYRIPKGTELLVNVWGIARDPTLWPDPLEFRPARFLPGGSHANVNIKGGDFGLIPFGAGRRICAGLGWGIRMVAVTTATLVHSFNWELPAGQTLDMEETFSLLLQLVPRLLPSAYQIA